The following proteins come from a genomic window of Diprion similis isolate iyDipSimi1 chromosome 8, iyDipSimi1.1, whole genome shotgun sequence:
- the LOC124408761 gene encoding tau-tubulin kinase homolog Asator isoform X6, whose product MKWHPNHPGKLVLRHVGDESTDQNNNITMTSVDLLQPGHVVKERWKVLKKIGGGGFGEIYEGLDLVTQEQVALKVESARQPKQVLKMEVAVLKKLQGREHVCRFIGCGRNDRFNYVVMQLQGRNLAELRRAQPKGAFSLSTTLRLGLQILKAIESIHQVGFLHRDIKPSNFSIGRLPYTSRRVYMLDFGLARQFTTGTGEVRAPRVAAGFRGTVRYASVNAHRNKEMGRHDDLWSLFYMLVEFVNGQLPWRKIKDKEQVGLMKEKYDHTLLLRHLPSDLRVFLEHIQSLEYVDKPNYSMLAGLFDRCMKRRGVKEKDPYDWEKPGIAEQNLPSTRSLPTAKIPPAPPTGATTNQAPTMPNLDTNNQENMEPDNRKELDAQFDYESAYRKIRQRGIEESTVSLIPALSNLGIRDKNCNATIPVTDNTHQQDAQQAAVTSPVQGSIWKRRAVSMAVETQIQATPAEKQVDNEGDALMTSARSASEVPRPKNAANTSTPLRKSASGATFACLRVQVQELGNQGTPETAPGDATTPRIQTEVDASYCSYDGTHVKQVGNQSPVTEQREPLRREPRRRTDGRQSNRGGRAAARDCSITQFAQIDDDNVSALQQVTRGGGGLTLASQWKSQFDDSEETDNEWKGENLQSPEHKGTNPPSLIPQLSKTKNMQSTAVSEVVATTTVTRGSQDIKVQSTPAASVTPATTQQQIALTGQAALSRISEDSPRPPAPHRCLNIAGIEKYPELQGALPRAWSMPVMACNIRYDLEAPLVQQAAFDDLLYEVDVMRNIAARRDDPKEILPVRRASVPAVTFSPPNTVPTTPGADDEEQAVAGRLEIRVVDATGGATIVQTRADKEPLQKKLTNGTAGSPASPNPGPEDPSIYFDAAENHAAVNNISNGGVSAATTSNTLPNAVSIRELKEIKENEIEKEKEIETEKDKDVEKEKEKKRAKEREKAKEKEMPSRPHSTHSKIPVPVKSPRCSLSEPTPESNNTANTTKSGTGSDMEKPSPLGNQYKEKDSGVVGTGQYQIRR is encoded by the exons ATGAAGTG GCATCCAAATCACCCTGGAAAGCTGGTGTTGAGGCATGTAGGCGACGAGAGTACTGATCAGAACAACAACATCACCATGACTAGTGTCGATTTGTTGCAGCCCGGCCATGTGGTCAAAGAACGATGGAAAGTT CTGAAGAAAATAGGTGGTGGTGGGTTTGGTGAAATCTACGAAGGTCTAGATTTGGTCACACAGGAACAAGTTGCTCTGAAAGTAGAATCTGCACGCCAGCCGAAGCAAGTTCTTAAAATGGAAGTGGCCGTTCTTAAAAAGTTGCAAG GTAGAGAACACGTTTGTAGATTCATAGGATGCGGCCGCAATGACAGATTTAATTATGTAGTGATGCAGTTGCAAGGAAGAAATCTAGCAGAACTACGAAGAGCGCAGCCCAAAGGTGCATTTTCACTTTCCACAACGTTGCGATTGGGCCTGCAGATATTGAAAGCCATTGAGAGCATTCATCAAGTGGGCTTCCTACACAGAGACATTAAACCA TCTAATTTTTCTATTGGTCGTCTTCCTTACACGTCGAGGCGCGTATATATGTTGGACTTTGGCTTGGCTCGACAATTCACTACCGGCACAGGAGAAGTTCGAGCTCCGCGTGTGGCAGCTGGATTCAGGGGAACTGTCAGATATGCGTCCGTCAATGCCCACAGGAACAAAGAGATGGGAAGGCATGATGATTTGTGGTCACTTTTCTACATGCTGGTTGAGTTTGTCAATGGACAACTACCATGGCGTAAAATAAAGGATAAAGAACAG GTCGGtcttatgaaagaaaaatacgacCATACTCTCCTTCTCAGGCACCTTCCTTCTGATCTCCGTGTTTTCTTGGAACACATCCAG AGTCTGGAATACGTCGATAAACCAAATTATTCAATGCTGGCTGGTTTGTTTGATCGCTGTATGAAACGTAGAggcgtgaaagaaaaagatccTTATGATTGGGAAAAACCTGGGATCGCAGAGCAAAACTTACCATCCACTAGATCTTTGCCTACTGCGAAAATCCCACCAGCACCTCCTACGGGTGCAACAACTAACCAGGCACCGACAATGCCAAACCTTGATACAAATAATCAAGAAAACATGGAACCAGATAATAGAAAGGAGCTGGAC GCTCAATTTGACTATGAAAGTGCGTATAGAAAAATACGGCAACGAGGAATTGAGGAATCAACAGTTTCATTAATTCCAGCCCTTAGCAATCTGGGTATTagagataaaaattgcaatgcTACAATACCAGTGACAGACAACACACATCAACAAGATGCTCAACAGGCAGCTGTTACGTCTCCAGTACAAG GCTCAATATGGAAGAGGCGAGCCGTATCCATGGCTGTCGAAACACAAATACAAGCAACTCCTGCAGAAAAACAAGTGGACAATGAAGGAGATGCGTTAATGACATCTGCTCGTTCCGCTTCTGAAGTTCCTCGTCCCAAAAATGCTGCCAATACTTCCACCCCACTTCGAAAATCCGCTAGTGGTGCCACTTTTGCTTGCTTAAGAGTCCAAGTTCAAGAACTTGGAAATCAGGGTACTCCTGAAACAGCACCGGGAGATGCTACTACCCCTAGAATACAAACTGAAGTAGATGCATCGTACTGTTCGTATGACGGAACTCATGTTAAGCAAGTGGGAAACCAAAGTCCT GTGACTGAGCAAAGAGAACCTCTGCGAAGAGAGCCGAGAAGACGAACAGATGGTCGACAATCAAATAGAGGGGGTCGTGCAGCAGCACGCGATTGTTCAATAACACAATTTGCGCAAATAGACGACGACAATGTTTCAGCGCTGCAGCAAGTAACTAGAGGTGGTGGTGGATTGACGCTGGCATCACAGTGGAAGTCACAGTTTGATGATTCGGAGGAAACTGACAATGAATGGAAAggagaaaatttacaaagtcCTGAGCACAAGGGCACTAATCCACCCTCTCTAATTCCACAG TTGAGTAAGACGAAAAATATGCAGTCCACAGCTGTTAGCGAAGTCGTAGCTACTACTACAGTGACACGGGGTTCCCAGGACATAAAAGTCCAAAGTACACCAGCAGCATCTGTCACACCAGCAACGACTCAACAGCAGATTGCACTCACAGGACAAGCAGCTTTATCTAGAATCAGTGAAGATTCACCACGGCCTCCAGCACCTCACAGATGTCTAAACATTGCCGGGATAGAGAAATATCCAGAACTCCAAGGAGCATTGCCTCGTGCTTGGAGTATGCCGGTGATGGCATGTAATATCCGTTATGACTTAGAAGCACCATTG GTACAACAAGCGGCATTCGATGATCTATTGTACGAGGTTGATGTGATGAGGAATATTGCAGCGCGGCGCGATGAtccaaaagaaattttaccaGTTCGAAGAGCTAGCGTACCAGCAGTTACGTTTTCACCACCAAATACAGTGCCAACCACGCCAGGCGCTGATGACGAAGAACAAGCAGTGGCTGGAAGACTTGAAATCAGAGTTGTAGATGCAACAGGAGGGGCCACAATCGTGCAAACAAGAGCTGATAAGGAACCCTTACAAA aaaaattaacaaatggCACAGCCGGCAGTCCAGCCAGTCCAAATCCAGGACCTGAAGATCCATCTATATATTTTGATGCAGCAGAAAATCACGCAGCTGTGaataatatttcgaatggaGGTGTTTCTGCAGCTACCACATCAAATACCTTACCCAATGCTGTTTCGATTCGCGAACTCAAAGAAATTAAGGagaatgaaatagaaaaagaaaaagagatagaGACAGAAAAAGATAAGGATgttgagaaagagaaggaaaagaagagagcgaaagaaagggaaaaggcaaaagaaaaagaaatgccaAGTAGACCACATAGTACACATAGTAAGATTCCAGTGCCGGTGAAAAGTCCACGATGTTCGTTATCTGAACCAACACCTGAGTCAAATAATACAGCAAATACTACGAAATCTGGAACTGGGAGTGATATGGAAAAACCATCTCCTCTGGGAAATCAATATAAAGAGAAAGATAGTG GTGTCGTAGGTACAGGCCAGTACCAGATACGACGGTAG
- the LOC124408761 gene encoding uncharacterized protein LOC124408761 isoform X4: MKWHPNHPGKLVLRHVGDESTDQNNNITMTSVDLLQPGHVVKERWKVLKKIGGGGFGEIYEGLDLVTQEQVALKVESARQPKQVLKMEVAVLKKLQGREHVCRFIGCGRNDRFNYVVMQLQGRNLAELRRAQPKGAFSLSTTLRLGLQILKAIESIHQVGFLHRDIKPSNFSIGRLPYTSRRVYMLDFGLARQFTTGTGEVRAPRVAAGFRGTVRYASVNAHRNKEMGRHDDLWSLFYMLVEFVNGQLPWRKIKDKEQVGLMKEKYDHTLLLRHLPSDLRVFLEHIQSLEYVDKPNYSMLAGLFDRCMKRRGVKEKDPYDWEKPGIAEQNLPSTRSLPTAKIPPAPPTGATTNQAPTMPNLDTNNQENMEPDNRKELDAQFDYESAYRKIRQRGIEESTVSLIPALSNLGIRDKNCNATIPVTDNTHQQDAQQAAVTSPVQGSIWKRRAVSMAVETQIQATPAEKQVDNEGDALMTSARSASEVPRPKNAANTSTPLRKSASGATFACLRVQVQELGNQGTPETAPGDATTPRIQTEVDASYCSYDGTHVKQVGNQSPVTEQREPLRREPRRRTDGRQSNRGGRAAARDCSITQFAQIDDDNVSALQQVTRGGGGLTLASQWKSQFDDSEETDNEWKGENLQSPEHKGTNPPSLIPQLSKTKNMQSTAVSEVVATTTVTRGSQDIKVQSTPAASVTPATTQQQIALTGQAALSRISEDSPRPPAPHRCLNIAGIEKYPELQGALPRAWSMPVMACNIRYDLEAPLVQQAAFDDLLYEVDVMRNIAARRDDPKEILPVRRASVPAVTFSPPNTVPTTPGADDEEQAVAGRLEIRVVDATGGATIVQTRADKEPLQKKLTNGTAGSPASPNPGPEDPSIYFDAAENHAAVNNISNGGVSAATTSNTLPNAVSIRELKEIKENEIEKEKEIETEKDKDVEKEKEKKRAKEREKAKEKEMPSRPHSTHSKIPVPVKSPRCSLSEPTPESNNTANTTKSGTGSDMEKPSPLGNQYKEKDSEAPALRRCVTLPDARPTQPLLTSASSTDEENLTGCTPALRRRRLSEKYVTDASQLNLHFQRPQHRPRPISEILPYMQLYARGVPSYLLGEGGKRSEESSDNESDHSGPPNAQPPPPPTSVPPHGAENNARCRRYRPVPDTTVVSRKS; the protein is encoded by the exons ATGAAGTG GCATCCAAATCACCCTGGAAAGCTGGTGTTGAGGCATGTAGGCGACGAGAGTACTGATCAGAACAACAACATCACCATGACTAGTGTCGATTTGTTGCAGCCCGGCCATGTGGTCAAAGAACGATGGAAAGTT CTGAAGAAAATAGGTGGTGGTGGGTTTGGTGAAATCTACGAAGGTCTAGATTTGGTCACACAGGAACAAGTTGCTCTGAAAGTAGAATCTGCACGCCAGCCGAAGCAAGTTCTTAAAATGGAAGTGGCCGTTCTTAAAAAGTTGCAAG GTAGAGAACACGTTTGTAGATTCATAGGATGCGGCCGCAATGACAGATTTAATTATGTAGTGATGCAGTTGCAAGGAAGAAATCTAGCAGAACTACGAAGAGCGCAGCCCAAAGGTGCATTTTCACTTTCCACAACGTTGCGATTGGGCCTGCAGATATTGAAAGCCATTGAGAGCATTCATCAAGTGGGCTTCCTACACAGAGACATTAAACCA TCTAATTTTTCTATTGGTCGTCTTCCTTACACGTCGAGGCGCGTATATATGTTGGACTTTGGCTTGGCTCGACAATTCACTACCGGCACAGGAGAAGTTCGAGCTCCGCGTGTGGCAGCTGGATTCAGGGGAACTGTCAGATATGCGTCCGTCAATGCCCACAGGAACAAAGAGATGGGAAGGCATGATGATTTGTGGTCACTTTTCTACATGCTGGTTGAGTTTGTCAATGGACAACTACCATGGCGTAAAATAAAGGATAAAGAACAG GTCGGtcttatgaaagaaaaatacgacCATACTCTCCTTCTCAGGCACCTTCCTTCTGATCTCCGTGTTTTCTTGGAACACATCCAG AGTCTGGAATACGTCGATAAACCAAATTATTCAATGCTGGCTGGTTTGTTTGATCGCTGTATGAAACGTAGAggcgtgaaagaaaaagatccTTATGATTGGGAAAAACCTGGGATCGCAGAGCAAAACTTACCATCCACTAGATCTTTGCCTACTGCGAAAATCCCACCAGCACCTCCTACGGGTGCAACAACTAACCAGGCACCGACAATGCCAAACCTTGATACAAATAATCAAGAAAACATGGAACCAGATAATAGAAAGGAGCTGGAC GCTCAATTTGACTATGAAAGTGCGTATAGAAAAATACGGCAACGAGGAATTGAGGAATCAACAGTTTCATTAATTCCAGCCCTTAGCAATCTGGGTATTagagataaaaattgcaatgcTACAATACCAGTGACAGACAACACACATCAACAAGATGCTCAACAGGCAGCTGTTACGTCTCCAGTACAAG GCTCAATATGGAAGAGGCGAGCCGTATCCATGGCTGTCGAAACACAAATACAAGCAACTCCTGCAGAAAAACAAGTGGACAATGAAGGAGATGCGTTAATGACATCTGCTCGTTCCGCTTCTGAAGTTCCTCGTCCCAAAAATGCTGCCAATACTTCCACCCCACTTCGAAAATCCGCTAGTGGTGCCACTTTTGCTTGCTTAAGAGTCCAAGTTCAAGAACTTGGAAATCAGGGTACTCCTGAAACAGCACCGGGAGATGCTACTACCCCTAGAATACAAACTGAAGTAGATGCATCGTACTGTTCGTATGACGGAACTCATGTTAAGCAAGTGGGAAACCAAAGTCCT GTGACTGAGCAAAGAGAACCTCTGCGAAGAGAGCCGAGAAGACGAACAGATGGTCGACAATCAAATAGAGGGGGTCGTGCAGCAGCACGCGATTGTTCAATAACACAATTTGCGCAAATAGACGACGACAATGTTTCAGCGCTGCAGCAAGTAACTAGAGGTGGTGGTGGATTGACGCTGGCATCACAGTGGAAGTCACAGTTTGATGATTCGGAGGAAACTGACAATGAATGGAAAggagaaaatttacaaagtcCTGAGCACAAGGGCACTAATCCACCCTCTCTAATTCCACAG TTGAGTAAGACGAAAAATATGCAGTCCACAGCTGTTAGCGAAGTCGTAGCTACTACTACAGTGACACGGGGTTCCCAGGACATAAAAGTCCAAAGTACACCAGCAGCATCTGTCACACCAGCAACGACTCAACAGCAGATTGCACTCACAGGACAAGCAGCTTTATCTAGAATCAGTGAAGATTCACCACGGCCTCCAGCACCTCACAGATGTCTAAACATTGCCGGGATAGAGAAATATCCAGAACTCCAAGGAGCATTGCCTCGTGCTTGGAGTATGCCGGTGATGGCATGTAATATCCGTTATGACTTAGAAGCACCATTG GTACAACAAGCGGCATTCGATGATCTATTGTACGAGGTTGATGTGATGAGGAATATTGCAGCGCGGCGCGATGAtccaaaagaaattttaccaGTTCGAAGAGCTAGCGTACCAGCAGTTACGTTTTCACCACCAAATACAGTGCCAACCACGCCAGGCGCTGATGACGAAGAACAAGCAGTGGCTGGAAGACTTGAAATCAGAGTTGTAGATGCAACAGGAGGGGCCACAATCGTGCAAACAAGAGCTGATAAGGAACCCTTACAAA aaaaattaacaaatggCACAGCCGGCAGTCCAGCCAGTCCAAATCCAGGACCTGAAGATCCATCTATATATTTTGATGCAGCAGAAAATCACGCAGCTGTGaataatatttcgaatggaGGTGTTTCTGCAGCTACCACATCAAATACCTTACCCAATGCTGTTTCGATTCGCGAACTCAAAGAAATTAAGGagaatgaaatagaaaaagaaaaagagatagaGACAGAAAAAGATAAGGATgttgagaaagagaaggaaaagaagagagcgaaagaaagggaaaaggcaaaagaaaaagaaatgccaAGTAGACCACATAGTACACATAGTAAGATTCCAGTGCCGGTGAAAAGTCCACGATGTTCGTTATCTGAACCAACACCTGAGTCAAATAATACAGCAAATACTACGAAATCTGGAACTGGGAGTGATATGGAAAAACCATCTCCTCTGGGAAATCAATATAAAGAGAAAGATAGTG AAGCTCCGGCACTCCGTCGATGTGTAACGTTGCCTGACGCTCGGCCAACCCAGCCACTCTTGACTTCTGCAAGTTCAACTGATGAAGAAAACCTGACTGGTTGTACACCTGCGCTTCGTCGTCGAAGACTGAGTGAAAAATATGTCACTGATGCTAGTCAACTCAATCTGCACTTCCAAAGACCTCAACATAGACCCAGACCAATCTCTGAAATATTACCATACATGCAACTATATGCTAGGGGTGTGCCATCGTATTTACTAGGGGAGGGTGGAAAGCGAAGTGAAGAAAGCAGTGATAATGAATCCGACCATAGTGGACCTCCAAATGCTCAACCACCGCCACCACCCACCTCAGTGCCTCCTCACGGGGCTGAAAATAATGCTAG GTGTCGTAGGTACAGGCCAGTACCAGATACGACGGTAGTCAGCAGAAAGTCGTGA
- the LOC124408761 gene encoding uncharacterized protein LOC124408761 isoform X1, whose amino-acid sequence MKWHPNHPGKLVLRHVGDESTDQNNNITMTSVDLLQPGHVVKERWKVLKKIGGGGFGEIYEGLDLVTQEQVALKVESARQPKQVLKMEVAVLKKLQGREHVCRFIGCGRNDRFNYVVMQLQGRNLAELRRAQPKGAFSLSTTLRLGLQILKAIESIHQVGFLHRDIKPSNFSIGRLPYTSRRVYMLDFGLARQFTTGTGEVRAPRVAAGFRGTVRYASVNAHRNKEMGRHDDLWSLFYMLVEFVNGQLPWRKIKDKEQVGLMKEKYDHTLLLRHLPSDLRVFLEHIQSLEYVDKPNYSMLAGLFDRCMKRRGVKEKDPYDWEKPGIAEQNLPSTRSLPTAKIPPAPPTGATTNQAPTMPNLDTNNQENMEPDNRKELDAQFDYESAYRKIRQRGIEESTVSLIPALSNLGIRDKNCNATIPVTDNTHQQDAQQAAVTSPVQGSIWKRRAVSMAVETQIQATPAEKQVDNEGDALMTSARSASEVPRPKNAANTSTPLRKSASGATFACLRVQVQELGNQGTPETAPGDATTPRIQTEVDASYCSYDGTHVKQVGNQSPVTEQREPLRREPRRRTDGRQSNRGGRAAARDCSITQFAQIDDDNVSALQQVTRGGGGLTLASQWKSQFDDSEETDNEWKGENLQSPEHKGTNPPSLIPQLSKTKNMQSTAVSEVVATTTVTRGSQDIKVQSTPAASVTPATTQQQIALTGQAALSRISEDSPRPPAPHRCLNIAGIEKYPELQGALPRAWSMPVMACNIRYDLEAPLVQQAAFDDLLYEVDVMRNIAARRDDPKEILPVRRASVPAVTFSPPNTVPTTPGADDEEQAVAGRLEIRVVDATGGATIVQTRADKEPLQKKLTNGTAGSPASPNPGPEDPSIYFDAAENHAAVNNISNGGVSAATTSNTLPNAVSIRELKEIKENEIEKEKEIETEKDKDVEKEKEKKRAKEREKAKEKEMPSRPHSTHSKIPVPVKSPRCSLSEPTPESNNTANTTKSGTGSDMEKPSPLGNQYKEKDSANKGKPLTVPAEAPALRRCVTLPDARPTQPLLTSASSTDEENLTGCTPALRRRRLSEKYVTDASQLNLHFQRPQHRPRPISEILPYMQLYARGVPSYLLGEGGKRSEESSDNESDHSGPPNAQPPPPPTSVPPHGAENNARCRRYRPVPDTTVVSRKS is encoded by the exons ATGAAGTG GCATCCAAATCACCCTGGAAAGCTGGTGTTGAGGCATGTAGGCGACGAGAGTACTGATCAGAACAACAACATCACCATGACTAGTGTCGATTTGTTGCAGCCCGGCCATGTGGTCAAAGAACGATGGAAAGTT CTGAAGAAAATAGGTGGTGGTGGGTTTGGTGAAATCTACGAAGGTCTAGATTTGGTCACACAGGAACAAGTTGCTCTGAAAGTAGAATCTGCACGCCAGCCGAAGCAAGTTCTTAAAATGGAAGTGGCCGTTCTTAAAAAGTTGCAAG GTAGAGAACACGTTTGTAGATTCATAGGATGCGGCCGCAATGACAGATTTAATTATGTAGTGATGCAGTTGCAAGGAAGAAATCTAGCAGAACTACGAAGAGCGCAGCCCAAAGGTGCATTTTCACTTTCCACAACGTTGCGATTGGGCCTGCAGATATTGAAAGCCATTGAGAGCATTCATCAAGTGGGCTTCCTACACAGAGACATTAAACCA TCTAATTTTTCTATTGGTCGTCTTCCTTACACGTCGAGGCGCGTATATATGTTGGACTTTGGCTTGGCTCGACAATTCACTACCGGCACAGGAGAAGTTCGAGCTCCGCGTGTGGCAGCTGGATTCAGGGGAACTGTCAGATATGCGTCCGTCAATGCCCACAGGAACAAAGAGATGGGAAGGCATGATGATTTGTGGTCACTTTTCTACATGCTGGTTGAGTTTGTCAATGGACAACTACCATGGCGTAAAATAAAGGATAAAGAACAG GTCGGtcttatgaaagaaaaatacgacCATACTCTCCTTCTCAGGCACCTTCCTTCTGATCTCCGTGTTTTCTTGGAACACATCCAG AGTCTGGAATACGTCGATAAACCAAATTATTCAATGCTGGCTGGTTTGTTTGATCGCTGTATGAAACGTAGAggcgtgaaagaaaaagatccTTATGATTGGGAAAAACCTGGGATCGCAGAGCAAAACTTACCATCCACTAGATCTTTGCCTACTGCGAAAATCCCACCAGCACCTCCTACGGGTGCAACAACTAACCAGGCACCGACAATGCCAAACCTTGATACAAATAATCAAGAAAACATGGAACCAGATAATAGAAAGGAGCTGGAC GCTCAATTTGACTATGAAAGTGCGTATAGAAAAATACGGCAACGAGGAATTGAGGAATCAACAGTTTCATTAATTCCAGCCCTTAGCAATCTGGGTATTagagataaaaattgcaatgcTACAATACCAGTGACAGACAACACACATCAACAAGATGCTCAACAGGCAGCTGTTACGTCTCCAGTACAAG GCTCAATATGGAAGAGGCGAGCCGTATCCATGGCTGTCGAAACACAAATACAAGCAACTCCTGCAGAAAAACAAGTGGACAATGAAGGAGATGCGTTAATGACATCTGCTCGTTCCGCTTCTGAAGTTCCTCGTCCCAAAAATGCTGCCAATACTTCCACCCCACTTCGAAAATCCGCTAGTGGTGCCACTTTTGCTTGCTTAAGAGTCCAAGTTCAAGAACTTGGAAATCAGGGTACTCCTGAAACAGCACCGGGAGATGCTACTACCCCTAGAATACAAACTGAAGTAGATGCATCGTACTGTTCGTATGACGGAACTCATGTTAAGCAAGTGGGAAACCAAAGTCCT GTGACTGAGCAAAGAGAACCTCTGCGAAGAGAGCCGAGAAGACGAACAGATGGTCGACAATCAAATAGAGGGGGTCGTGCAGCAGCACGCGATTGTTCAATAACACAATTTGCGCAAATAGACGACGACAATGTTTCAGCGCTGCAGCAAGTAACTAGAGGTGGTGGTGGATTGACGCTGGCATCACAGTGGAAGTCACAGTTTGATGATTCGGAGGAAACTGACAATGAATGGAAAggagaaaatttacaaagtcCTGAGCACAAGGGCACTAATCCACCCTCTCTAATTCCACAG TTGAGTAAGACGAAAAATATGCAGTCCACAGCTGTTAGCGAAGTCGTAGCTACTACTACAGTGACACGGGGTTCCCAGGACATAAAAGTCCAAAGTACACCAGCAGCATCTGTCACACCAGCAACGACTCAACAGCAGATTGCACTCACAGGACAAGCAGCTTTATCTAGAATCAGTGAAGATTCACCACGGCCTCCAGCACCTCACAGATGTCTAAACATTGCCGGGATAGAGAAATATCCAGAACTCCAAGGAGCATTGCCTCGTGCTTGGAGTATGCCGGTGATGGCATGTAATATCCGTTATGACTTAGAAGCACCATTG GTACAACAAGCGGCATTCGATGATCTATTGTACGAGGTTGATGTGATGAGGAATATTGCAGCGCGGCGCGATGAtccaaaagaaattttaccaGTTCGAAGAGCTAGCGTACCAGCAGTTACGTTTTCACCACCAAATACAGTGCCAACCACGCCAGGCGCTGATGACGAAGAACAAGCAGTGGCTGGAAGACTTGAAATCAGAGTTGTAGATGCAACAGGAGGGGCCACAATCGTGCAAACAAGAGCTGATAAGGAACCCTTACAAA aaaaattaacaaatggCACAGCCGGCAGTCCAGCCAGTCCAAATCCAGGACCTGAAGATCCATCTATATATTTTGATGCAGCAGAAAATCACGCAGCTGTGaataatatttcgaatggaGGTGTTTCTGCAGCTACCACATCAAATACCTTACCCAATGCTGTTTCGATTCGCGAACTCAAAGAAATTAAGGagaatgaaatagaaaaagaaaaagagatagaGACAGAAAAAGATAAGGATgttgagaaagagaaggaaaagaagagagcgaaagaaagggaaaaggcaaaagaaaaagaaatgccaAGTAGACCACATAGTACACATAGTAAGATTCCAGTGCCGGTGAAAAGTCCACGATGTTCGTTATCTGAACCAACACCTGAGTCAAATAATACAGCAAATACTACGAAATCTGGAACTGGGAGTGATATGGAAAAACCATCTCCTCTGGGAAATCAATATAAAGAGAAAGATAGTG CAAACAAAGGTAAACCTTTGACAGTACCTGCAGAAGCTCCGGCACTCCGTCGATGTGTAACGTTGCCTGACGCTCGGCCAACCCAGCCACTCTTGACTTCTGCAAGTTCAACTGATGAAGAAAACCTGACTGGTTGTACACCTGCGCTTCGTCGTCGAAGACTGAGTGAAAAATATGTCACTGATGCTAGTCAACTCAATCTGCACTTCCAAAGACCTCAACATAGACCCAGACCAATCTCTGAAATATTACCATACATGCAACTATATGCTAGGGGTGTGCCATCGTATTTACTAGGGGAGGGTGGAAAGCGAAGTGAAGAAAGCAGTGATAATGAATCCGACCATAGTGGACCTCCAAATGCTCAACCACCGCCACCACCCACCTCAGTGCCTCCTCACGGGGCTGAAAATAATGCTAG GTGTCGTAGGTACAGGCCAGTACCAGATACGACGGTAGTCAGCAGAAAGTCGTGA